In Oryza glaberrima chromosome 8, OglaRS2, whole genome shotgun sequence, the following are encoded in one genomic region:
- the LOC127782558 gene encoding very-long-chain (3R)-3-hydroxyacyl-CoA dehydratase PASTICCINO 2A-like, translating to MLSHIDWWNRVSRSKPLATIPTSSSISHISAMAGNASVMRRLYLSFYNWIVFIGWVQVSWSMILALLENGYEAVYAAVEQHLLFAQTAAIMEILHSIVGLVRSPVSSTIPQITGRLFMIWGILWSFPETHTHIFVTSLLISWCITEVTRYCFYGMKESFGFTPSWLLWLRYSTFIVCLPVGTVSEVGLVYIVLPFMKASGKYCLRMPNKWNFSFNYFYASIFFMVLYAPVYPRLFRYLIAQRKKALAKAKTT from the exons ATGCTCTCGCACATCGATTGGTGGAACAGAGTATCCCGGTCAAAGCCATTAGCCACCATCCCGACGTCTTCCTCGATCTCGCATATCTCTGCAATGGCAGGGAATGCGTCAGTGATGCGGAGGCTCTACCTCTCTTTCTACAACTGGATTGTCTTCATCGGATG GGTTCAGGTGTCGTGGTCCATGATATTGGCATTGTTGGAGAACGGATATGAGGCCGTCTATGCTGCCGTAGAGCAGCATCTGCTGTTCGCGCAGACTGCTGCCATCATggag ATTCTTCACTCCATTGTAG GGTTGGTGAGGTCTCCAGTGTCTTCTACTATTCCACAAATCACTGGAAGGTTGTTCATGATCTGGGGCATCTTGTGGAGCTTCCCTGAG ACACACACTCATATTTTTGTTACCTCCTTGCTCATAAGCTGGTGCATCACTGAG GTTACCAGATATTGTTTCTATGGCATGAAGGAGTCATTTGGATTTACACCTTCCTGGCTCTTATGGCTTAG GTACAGCACCTTCATAGTATGCCTTCCTGTTGGTACGGTTAGTGAGGTTGGCCTAGTCTACATTGTTCTTCCTTTCATGAAG GCATCTGGGAAATACTGCCTTAGGATGCCCAACAAATGGAATTTCTCCTTCAACTACTTCTATGCCTCTATCTTTTTCATGGTTTTGTATGCCCCAG TATATCCACGCTTGTTTCGCTACTTGATCGCCCAGCGGAAGAAGGCCTTGGCAAAAGCAAAAACCACATAA
- the LOC127782333 gene encoding uncharacterized protein LOC127782333 isoform X3 yields MNLDHNSTFFFFPLRRRRGRCRCSPPLPLTVSSGRVARQIRRRCPSPSSSSSPRGGGCRRRRSRAVSTPKLQPYRCGGGSGGKTVGRWLKEGMRRRREETRAHNAQVHAAVSVAAVATTTASSSSGRDDRTARTNMTIPSAAKLFPAQCVEAAESLGAERDHLTAAVAFTVSVRLPATSSPSPPPLPMGQRIERRGDGQGEGVQGRVERGRCDPRREERRRCHQPPPTLQTQRPEAAASPPPPWQRQQHEQQLRRRRRRQQLPHHLQPRTPRPWHRLLKRTRKANEEHRVIEFECSIHREH; encoded by the exons atgaatttggatcacaactcaacattcttcttcttccccttgcgacggcgtcgaggccgGTGCCGTTgttcccctccccttccccttacGGTGTCGTCGGGACGCGTGGCGCGTCAGATTCGACGTCGATGTCCCTctccgtcttcttcttcctcacctcgcggcggtggctgccggcggcgccggagcag AGCGGTGAGCACGCCGAAGCTGCAGCCGtatcgatgcggcggcggcagcggtgggaaGACGGTGGGGAGGTGGCTGAAGGAGGGAATGAGAAGAAGACGGGAGGAGACGCGTGCGCACAACGCGCAGGTCCACGCCGCCGTgtcggtggcagcggtggccaccaccaccgcgtccTCCAGCAGTGGCAGGGACGACCGCACTGCGCGCACCAACATGACCATTCCGTCCGCGGCGAAGCTGTTCCCCGCCCAGTGCGTCGAGGCCGCCGAGTCCCTCGGTGCCGAGCGCGaccacctcaccgccgccgtcgccttcacTGTCAGCGTCCGCCTCCCGGCGACATCgtcaccatcaccgccgccgctgccaatgGGGCAACG CATTGAGAGGCGTGGCGACGGTCAAGGCGAGGGCGTTCAGGGACGTGTGGAACGTGGCCGCTGTGATCCCCGTCGAGAAGAACGCCGTCGCTGCCATCAACCACCACCAACACTACAAACACAACGCCCAGAAGCAGCAgcatcaccaccgccaccatggCAACGGCAGCAACACGAGCAACAgcttcggcgacgacgacgacgacaacaactTCCTCACCATCTGCAGCCAAGAACTCCTCGCCCGTGGCACCGACTCCTCAAGCGCACCCGCAAAG CAAATGAAGAGCACCGGGTGATCGAGTTCGAGTGCAGCATCCATAGAGAGCATTGA
- the LOC127782333 gene encoding uncharacterized protein LOC127782333 isoform X2, which produces MNLDHNSTFFFFPLRRRRGRCRCSPPLPLTVSSGRVARQIRRRCPSPSSSSSPRGGGCRRRRSRAVSTPKLQPYRCGGGSGGKTVGRWLKEGMRRRREETRAHNAQVHAAVSVAAVATTTASSSSGRDDRTARTNMTIPSAAKLFPAQCVEAAESLGAERDHLTAAVAFTVSVRLPATSSPSPPPLPMGQRIERRGDGQGEGVQGRVERGRCDPRREERRRCHQPPPTLQTQRPEAAASPPPPWQRQQHEQQLRRRRRRQQLPHHLQPRTPRPWHRLLKRTRKDLELQSLCGQEQVHIGSDRFTPFAFFSWDGGWMEQWISAPLTRTESSTQQLKSDLHPVVQALIYAWVMSPIELLLFGLEALNYLGSK; this is translated from the exons atgaatttggatcacaactcaacattcttcttcttccccttgcgacggcgtcgaggccgGTGCCGTTgttcccctccccttccccttacGGTGTCGTCGGGACGCGTGGCGCGTCAGATTCGACGTCGATGTCCCTctccgtcttcttcttcctcacctcgcggcggtggctgccggcggcgccggagcag AGCGGTGAGCACGCCGAAGCTGCAGCCGtatcgatgcggcggcggcagcggtgggaaGACGGTGGGGAGGTGGCTGAAGGAGGGAATGAGAAGAAGACGGGAGGAGACGCGTGCGCACAACGCGCAGGTCCACGCCGCCGTgtcggtggcagcggtggccaccaccaccgcgtccTCCAGCAGTGGCAGGGACGACCGCACTGCGCGCACCAACATGACCATTCCGTCCGCGGCGAAGCTGTTCCCCGCCCAGTGCGTCGAGGCCGCCGAGTCCCTCGGTGCCGAGCGCGaccacctcaccgccgccgtcgccttcacTGTCAGCGTCCGCCTCCCGGCGACATCgtcaccatcaccgccgccgctgccaatgGGGCAACG CATTGAGAGGCGTGGCGACGGTCAAGGCGAGGGCGTTCAGGGACGTGTGGAACGTGGCCGCTGTGATCCCCGTCGAGAAGAACGCCGTCGCTGCCATCAACCACCACCAACACTACAAACACAACGCCCAGAAGCAGCAgcatcaccaccgccaccatggCAACGGCAGCAACACGAGCAACAgcttcggcgacgacgacgacgacaacaactTCCTCACCATCTGCAGCCAAGAACTCCTCGCCCGTGGCACCGACTCCTCAAGCGCACCCGCAAAG ATCTCGAGCTGCAAAGTTTGTGCGGCCAGGAGCAGGTACACATCGGGAGTGACCGATTTACtccttttgcatttttttcttggGATGGCGGATGGATGGAGCAATGGATCTCGGCGCCCCTGACCCGAACTGAATCTAGCACACAGCAGCTCAAAAGCGATCTGCATCCCGTGGTCCAAGCTCTGATCTATGCGTGGGTGATGAGCCCGATCGAGCTTCTGTTATTCGGACTCGAAGCTCTGAATTATTTAGGGAG CAAATGA
- the LOC127782333 gene encoding uncharacterized protein LOC127782333 isoform X1, which translates to MNLDHNSTFFFFPLRRRRGRCRCSPPLPLTVSSGRVARQIRRRCPSPSSSSSPRGGGCRRRRSRAVSTPKLQPYRCGGGSGGKTVGRWLKEGMRRRREETRAHNAQVHAAVSVAAVATTTASSSSGRDDRTARTNMTIPSAAKLFPAQCVEAAESLGAERDHLTAAVAFTVSVRLPATSSPSPPPLPMGQRIERRGDGQGEGVQGRVERGRCDPRREERRRCHQPPPTLQTQRPEAAASPPPPWQRQQHEQQLRRRRRRQQLPHHLQPRTPRPWHRLLKRTRKDLELQSLCGQEQVHIGSDRFTPFAFFSWDGGWMEQWISAPLTRTESSTQQLKSDLHPVVQALIYAWVMSPIELLLFGLEALNYLGRFEPPSCYLLQPASSINLCSVIFLFLTT; encoded by the exons atgaatttggatcacaactcaacattcttcttcttccccttgcgacggcgtcgaggccgGTGCCGTTgttcccctccccttccccttacGGTGTCGTCGGGACGCGTGGCGCGTCAGATTCGACGTCGATGTCCCTctccgtcttcttcttcctcacctcgcggcggtggctgccggcggcgccggagcag AGCGGTGAGCACGCCGAAGCTGCAGCCGtatcgatgcggcggcggcagcggtgggaaGACGGTGGGGAGGTGGCTGAAGGAGGGAATGAGAAGAAGACGGGAGGAGACGCGTGCGCACAACGCGCAGGTCCACGCCGCCGTgtcggtggcagcggtggccaccaccaccgcgtccTCCAGCAGTGGCAGGGACGACCGCACTGCGCGCACCAACATGACCATTCCGTCCGCGGCGAAGCTGTTCCCCGCCCAGTGCGTCGAGGCCGCCGAGTCCCTCGGTGCCGAGCGCGaccacctcaccgccgccgtcgccttcacTGTCAGCGTCCGCCTCCCGGCGACATCgtcaccatcaccgccgccgctgccaatgGGGCAACG CATTGAGAGGCGTGGCGACGGTCAAGGCGAGGGCGTTCAGGGACGTGTGGAACGTGGCCGCTGTGATCCCCGTCGAGAAGAACGCCGTCGCTGCCATCAACCACCACCAACACTACAAACACAACGCCCAGAAGCAGCAgcatcaccaccgccaccatggCAACGGCAGCAACACGAGCAACAgcttcggcgacgacgacgacgacaacaactTCCTCACCATCTGCAGCCAAGAACTCCTCGCCCGTGGCACCGACTCCTCAAGCGCACCCGCAAAG ATCTCGAGCTGCAAAGTTTGTGCGGCCAGGAGCAGGTACACATCGGGAGTGACCGATTTACtccttttgcatttttttcttggGATGGCGGATGGATGGAGCAATGGATCTCGGCGCCCCTGACCCGAACTGAATCTAGCACACAGCAGCTCAAAAGCGATCTGCATCCCGTGGTCCAAGCTCTGATCTATGCGTGGGTGATGAGCCCGATCGAGCTTCTGTTATTCGGACTCGAAGCTCTGAATTATTTAGGGAGGTTTGAACCGCCTTCTTGCTATTTGCTGCAACCTGCAAGTTCTATAAATTTGTGTTCAGTCATATTCTTGTTCTTGACCACTTGA